A single window of Aphidius gifuensis isolate YNYX2018 linkage group LG1, ASM1490517v1, whole genome shotgun sequence DNA harbors:
- the LOC122847497 gene encoding YTH domain-containing family protein 3 isoform X2: MQRMKGQANNQASNGPKEHQAQQPQQQQQQQQQQPGDHAGDDSTNFDSWRGGNNTQHHSNYQVGTGEPYPYYAGTSFPYQTFGAGDGTWSNGTESVAFLSGYGGQISHDAYGMDQMFPTGAGGGYSGFGQPAFNYFPGNGDFNAWGTPRKARYEDYYPQPRSNDGYQGGGGGTSTSGGGGEMKTVDQGVQGLSIGELSRHEQQNITTGQINKTEPKEQRKITWASVASQPAKPIPPAPTNQGMKKKAGMPPPPIIPGKHNMDIGTWGEGKSSVPPPPKVPLPPQITPPVVAPIPVIQRERAPPAGWKQTGSSGLPSNQEEQKQQQQAHPQNQQQQGSQSQQRQVQPQSQQQQQQPQQHARQNQVQQQKQQGSHQGQHEKQSPQPQNQQQQQQQNTSANQGHHQQIGSGGHQQASSPPKIHHSMNQNHQHNQHDSQSPPHHHQQKQQQQQQPQQHHQQYQRQQSSPSQSTTQTVANTDDSKAKNDYNPPDFDQTAPGAKFFVIKSYSEDDIHRSIKYEIWCSTEHGNKRLDQAFREANREGAPLYLFFSVNGSGHFCGMAQMVSPVDYHSNSSVWSQDKWKGQFRVRWIYVKDVPNVQLRHIKLENNENKSVTNSRDAQEVPHTQGINVLRILHSYRHSTSIFDDFGHYEKRQAEEDQRKVLPPSMHRQQQQQHSPSSPPPPPPPPSLSSSSNSGHRGRPHHSSGDMHHRDREHSHNHHHNIPHNHHYHQGHHSGQHHPQHHHQGHQQQRQHDNSHHHSHNNHHHQRRDGRGDGGGRSDGGGRGDGGGRGRGRGPPPSRH; this comes from the exons ATGCAGCGGATGAAAGGACAAGCCAACAATCAGG cgAGCAATGGTCCTAAGGAACATCAGGCacaacaaccacaacaacaacaacaacaacaacaacaacagccagGTGATCATGCTGGGGATGACAGCACAAATTTTGATTCATGGCGTGGTGGAAATAATACACAACATCATTCAAATTATCAAGTTGGAACTGGTGAGCCATATCCTTACTATGCCGGTACATCATTTCCTTATCAAACATTTGGAGCTGGTGATGGTACATGGTCAAATGGTACTGAATCAGTAGCATTTTTATCTGGTTATGGAGGACAAATATCACATGATGCATATGGAATGGATCAAATGTTTCCAACTGGTGCTGGTGGTGGTTATAGTGGTTTTGGTCAACCagcatttaattattttcctgGTAATGGTGATTTTAATGCTTGGGGTACACCACGTAAAGCAAGATATGAAGATTATTATCCACAACCACGTAGTAATGATGGTTATcaaggtggtggtggtggtacaagtacaagtggtggtggtggtgaaaTGAAAACAGTTGATCAAGGTGTTCAAGGTTTATCAATTGGTGAATTATCAAGACatgaacaacaaaatataacaactggacaaattaataaaacagaaccaaaagaacaaagaaaaataacttGGGCAAGTGTTGCAAGTCAACCAGCAAAACCAATACCACCAGCACCAACGAATCaaggaatgaaaaaaaaagctggtatgccaccaccaccaataaTACCTGGTAAACATAATATGGATATTGGTACATGGGGTGAAGGTAAATCATcagtaccaccaccaccaaaagTACCATTACCACCACAAATTACACCTCCAGTTGTTGCACCAATACCAGTTATACAAAGAGAACGAGCACCACCAGCAGGTTGGAAACAAACTGGATCATCTGGTTTACCATCTAATCAAGAagaacaaaaacaacaacaacaagctcATCCTCAAAATCAACAGCAACAAGGATCTCAAAGTCAACAAAGACAAGTTCAACCCcaatcacaacaacaacaacagcaaccaCAACAACATGCTCGACAAAATCAAGtccaacaacaaaaacaacaggGAAGCCATCAAGGCCAACATGAAAAACAATCACCACAAccacaaaatcaacaacaacaacaacaacaaaatacatCAGCAAATCAAggacatcatcaacaaattggTAGTGGTGGACATCAACAAGCTTCAAGTCCACCAAAAATTCATCATTCAATGaatcaaaatcatcaacataATCAGCATGACTCTCAGTCACCACCacaccatcatcaacaaaaacaacaacaacaacaacaaccacaacaacatcatcag caaTATCAACGACAACAATCATCACCATCTCAATCAACAACTCAAACAGTTGCTAATACTGATGATTCAAAAgctaaaaatgattataatccACCAGATTTTGATCAAACAGCACCTGGtgcaaaattttttgttattaaatcatATTCTGAGGATGATATACATAgatcaataaaatatgaaatatggTGTAGTACTGAGCATGGTAATAAACGTCTTGATCAAGCATTTAGAGAAGCTAATCGTGAAGGTGCaccattatatttatttttttctgtaaatggATCTGGACATTTTTGTGGTATGGCACAAATGGTATCACCAGTTGATTATCATTCAAATAGTTCAGTATGGTCACAAGATAAATGGAAAGGACAATTTCGTGTACGTTGGATATATGTTAAAGACGTACCAAATGTACAATTACGTcatattaaattagaaaataatgaaaataaatcagtTACAAATTCACGTGATGCACAAGAAGTACCACATACACAGGGTATTAATGTATTACGTATATTACATTCTTATCGTCATTCAACAagtatatttgatgattttggACATTATGAAAAACGTCAAGCTGAAGAAGATCAACGTAAAGTGCTTCCACCAAGTATGCATcgtcaacaacaacaacaacattcaccatcatcaccaccaccacctccacccccaccgtcattatcatcatcatcaaattctGGTCATAGAGGTAGACCACATCATTCATCTGGTGATATGCATCATCGTGATAGAGAACATTcacataatcatcatcataatattccacataatcatcattatcatcaaggACATCATTCTGGACAACATCATccacaacatcatcatcaaggaCATCAACAGCAACGACAACATGATAATTCACATCAT
- the LOC122847497 gene encoding YTH domain-containing family protein 3 isoform X1 translates to MQRMKGQANNQASNGPKEHQAQQPQQQQQQQQQQPGDHAGDDSTNFDSWRGGNNTQHHSNYQVGTGEPYPYYAGTSFPYQTFGAGDGTWSNGTESVAFLSGYGGQISHDAYGMDQMFPTGAGGGYSGFGQPAFNYFPGNGDFNAWGTPRKARYEDYYPQPRSNDGYQGGGGGTSTSGGGGEMKTVDQGVQGLSIGELSRHEQQNITTGQINKTEPKEQRKITWASVASQPAKPIPPAPTNQGMKKKAGMPPPPIIPGKHNMDIGTWGEGKSSVPPPPKVPLPPQITPPVVAPIPVIQRERAPPAGWKQTGSSGLPSNQEEQKQQQQAHPQNQQQQGSQSQQRQVQPQSQQQQQQPQQHARQNQVQQQKQQGSHQGQHEKQSPQPQNQQQQQQQNTSANQGHHQQIGSGGHQQASSPPKIHHSMNQNHQHNQHDSQSPPHHHQQKQQQQQQPQQHHQQYQRQQSSPSQSTTQTVANTDDSKAKNDYNPPDFDQTAPGAKFFVIKSYSEDDIHRSIKYEIWCSTEHGNKRLDQAFREANREGAPLYLFFSVNGSGHFCGMAQMVSPVDYHSNSSVWSQDKWKGQFRVRWIYVKDVPNVQLRHIKLENNENKSVTNSRDAQEVPHTQGINVLRILHSYRHSTSIFDDFGHYEKRQAEEDQRKVLPPSMHRQQQQQHSPSSPPPPPPPPSLSSSSNSGHRGRPHHSSGDMHHRDREHSHNHHHNIPHNHHYHQGHHSGQHHPQHHHQGHQQQRQHDNSHHHSHNNHHHQRRDHYNFQDGRGDGGGRSDGGGRGDGGGRGRGRGPPPSRH, encoded by the exons ATGCAGCGGATGAAAGGACAAGCCAACAATCAGG cgAGCAATGGTCCTAAGGAACATCAGGCacaacaaccacaacaacaacaacaacaacaacaacaacagccagGTGATCATGCTGGGGATGACAGCACAAATTTTGATTCATGGCGTGGTGGAAATAATACACAACATCATTCAAATTATCAAGTTGGAACTGGTGAGCCATATCCTTACTATGCCGGTACATCATTTCCTTATCAAACATTTGGAGCTGGTGATGGTACATGGTCAAATGGTACTGAATCAGTAGCATTTTTATCTGGTTATGGAGGACAAATATCACATGATGCATATGGAATGGATCAAATGTTTCCAACTGGTGCTGGTGGTGGTTATAGTGGTTTTGGTCAACCagcatttaattattttcctgGTAATGGTGATTTTAATGCTTGGGGTACACCACGTAAAGCAAGATATGAAGATTATTATCCACAACCACGTAGTAATGATGGTTATcaaggtggtggtggtggtacaagtacaagtggtggtggtggtgaaaTGAAAACAGTTGATCAAGGTGTTCAAGGTTTATCAATTGGTGAATTATCAAGACatgaacaacaaaatataacaactggacaaattaataaaacagaaccaaaagaacaaagaaaaataacttGGGCAAGTGTTGCAAGTCAACCAGCAAAACCAATACCACCAGCACCAACGAATCaaggaatgaaaaaaaaagctggtatgccaccaccaccaataaTACCTGGTAAACATAATATGGATATTGGTACATGGGGTGAAGGTAAATCATcagtaccaccaccaccaaaagTACCATTACCACCACAAATTACACCTCCAGTTGTTGCACCAATACCAGTTATACAAAGAGAACGAGCACCACCAGCAGGTTGGAAACAAACTGGATCATCTGGTTTACCATCTAATCAAGAagaacaaaaacaacaacaacaagctcATCCTCAAAATCAACAGCAACAAGGATCTCAAAGTCAACAAAGACAAGTTCAACCCcaatcacaacaacaacaacagcaaccaCAACAACATGCTCGACAAAATCAAGtccaacaacaaaaacaacaggGAAGCCATCAAGGCCAACATGAAAAACAATCACCACAAccacaaaatcaacaacaacaacaacaacaaaatacatCAGCAAATCAAggacatcatcaacaaattggTAGTGGTGGACATCAACAAGCTTCAAGTCCACCAAAAATTCATCATTCAATGaatcaaaatcatcaacataATCAGCATGACTCTCAGTCACCACCacaccatcatcaacaaaaacaacaacaacaacaacaaccacaacaacatcatcag caaTATCAACGACAACAATCATCACCATCTCAATCAACAACTCAAACAGTTGCTAATACTGATGATTCAAAAgctaaaaatgattataatccACCAGATTTTGATCAAACAGCACCTGGtgcaaaattttttgttattaaatcatATTCTGAGGATGATATACATAgatcaataaaatatgaaatatggTGTAGTACTGAGCATGGTAATAAACGTCTTGATCAAGCATTTAGAGAAGCTAATCGTGAAGGTGCaccattatatttatttttttctgtaaatggATCTGGACATTTTTGTGGTATGGCACAAATGGTATCACCAGTTGATTATCATTCAAATAGTTCAGTATGGTCACAAGATAAATGGAAAGGACAATTTCGTGTACGTTGGATATATGTTAAAGACGTACCAAATGTACAATTACGTcatattaaattagaaaataatgaaaataaatcagtTACAAATTCACGTGATGCACAAGAAGTACCACATACACAGGGTATTAATGTATTACGTATATTACATTCTTATCGTCATTCAACAagtatatttgatgattttggACATTATGAAAAACGTCAAGCTGAAGAAGATCAACGTAAAGTGCTTCCACCAAGTATGCATcgtcaacaacaacaacaacattcaccatcatcaccaccaccacctccacccccaccgtcattatcatcatcatcaaattctGGTCATAGAGGTAGACCACATCATTCATCTGGTGATATGCATCATCGTGATAGAGAACATTcacataatcatcatcataatattccacataatcatcattatcatcaaggACATCATTCTGGACAACATCATccacaacatcatcatcaaggaCATCAACAGCAACGACAACATGATAATTCACATCAT